acatttttactaaaagAAAGTACTATTGAGagtcacaaaatatatattttttctactaaAGATGAAATATCAAAACTTGTCAATGCCAATTATTGGGTTATGGATGGTACATTTAAAACTGTGccaagtatatttttacaaatgtacaCCATACATGCACCTGTTGGTGGAAATAATTCTAGAATTTTGCCATTAGTATATGTTTTAATGACCAGTAAACAACAATGTTGTTACGAACGTTTATTCGAAGACCTAATATCAATTTGTGATGATTTCGGTTTCGATGTTtcaccaaaatgtattataacagaTTTCGAAAAAGCTGCAATTAATGCAGCTAATAAAGTATTTCCAGAATGCCAACAAAAAgggtgtttttttcatttaggcCAAAATATTTGGCGAAAAATCCAGTCTAGTGGATTGGCTACTAAATATGGAGAAAATGAAGAATTTAGTTTACAACTTCGATGTATGTGGTCACTTGCATTTTTACACCCATCAGATATACCTAATGCTTTTGATCAATTGAAAGATTCATTACCCTATGACATTCAAAATTACTTTGAAGAAAATTACGTGCATGGAAAAGTACGAAGGAAATTTAGAAATGGAATAGTATCTCGATATGAGCCATTGTTTCCACCATCATTTTGGTCAATACATTTCAATCATGAAAACAATATTCCAAGGACACAAAACAAAGTCGAAGCATGGCACAAAAGATGGAAAGTATTAGTAGGAGCTGATCACGTTGGGGTGTATCGTATAATTGAGGAAATGAGAAAAGAGCAACAACACGTTGTGGGTAAGATAAGttcacgaataaaaatattctactaatattacaataaaatataatttatttatacatacattttgattCCAGggcaaattcaaattattttatccgGACAAGCAAGGCCAAAACAAAGTTCAAAGTACGTAAAACGTCAAAACCAAATTCAAACTATTCTAAATGATAAAGAAAACAGAACAACCCTCGAGACAATAAGAGGTATTGCATACAATTTgcactattaatttttatttattaacatttaactatataacataattatcaattataattttataaactattagtattttttattttttatgtataaatatcaaattttttaatttttaaaacatattaggaatataaaatgtactcaataataatttattagtattttttatttttatgtataaatatcaaattttttaatttttaaaacatattaggaatataaaatgtacttataattattaacaatacactaaattttatttttaagaataagtatcacctatatatatatatctgtgtgtGTGCATAATTTACCTATCTCAACATAAAATTACTTAATCGGCCATTTAATATGTCGGCCTAATGCGTGTCGGCCTATAAATTTGTCGGCCATTTAGTATGTCGGCCTATTGCGTGTCAGCCAAATGTCTGTCGACCAAATGTCTGTCGGCCGATTGTACCACACcccaaaataataatgaccaCTGAATAACGTATAAAAATGATACTTaagtaattgaaataataacaagTATACAAAAGGTTACCTATAATTTgatgaacttaaaataattcaCTGTAAACGAAATGCGATTCATACaaacattatgataatttattgtaagaaATTAACATGaatttaaagaatttatttttgatggACGTTCTGAACATTGTTTCTAGGTGGATAATGTAAACTGGCATGTTTTATGGAATGCTTTGATAGGTATGTTTTGGTGGTATGCGCGTGGCTGTTATGCAGGTATGTTCATAcgcttaaataaaaaagaatttcGGTGGTAACATTTGCGCGTACTGGTGCAGACGAAATAATGATTTAAGTGCAATTTCCCTTAAACCAGCACTGCAGGGCAACTATACAGACCATTATGCTAATGATTATTGATCATCGGATTGTTGTAGCAGATCATTGTTGACAACGATTATCGTCATGATATCAAGTACGATGATATTGAATGGTACCCAATAGGATACAGGTGAGCAATGTCtgtaggtaaaataaaaaatatcatgtaaTGGACCTTCTAGGGGACTCGTCGCACATCGTTGTAGGTGTCTATCCTGTTTTGTGCGTAAacgttataatacaaattataatgattcaAACTAGCAGCAGTATCGGTTTTCACTCAGACGTAATTCCTGACAAgtaattgggggggggggggggagttgactttaaaaagattaaatcaatacatttaattagaCAACTGCAACGGTACAACACACGCTTCGCTGTTATTTGTTCGTAAACATGCAAATCAAACGGTTGTAAATACATGTTGATACTAACATTACACACACGCACTGCAATAGCTAACTGggtgatgtatataatatatatatatatatatatgaattccACGATCCCATTGGCGGGGATTGCTTAAATTCTATTAACtggtttatacaatattaaacgtATCTACGACAAtccttaattataaattttaattttacaaatttaattcatattattatacacataaaatattatattagaataaaaaaaaaatgcaatctAATAATAGAAACTATCAATGGCGGTGATTTCAATTGTGTGCcacgtaatttattttcaatattagttTACAGAATGATGTTATGTtatcattgtaataaattattagttttactatttaaaagCATAAGATTGGACCAATTACCGGTACACAACGATTctaattaaagataaatataacattttaaacacatGATCTGATTTAGGTTTTCATTGTTTGGTATTATGACGGTTGATTCTATAATGCTGTGATCACATTAAGCGAAAATCACTGtgttattaactaattatttcttTCAAATCCTTATTCAAATCATttcataattaatgtaaatgGTAGTACAAAAAGTTACTAGTTTGAAACCCTGGCGATGTTAATCGATAAGAAGTTAAAATGTCGTTTGATGTCATATGAACTCGTGCATAAtccatatgatatatatttatacgcaaATAACGAATCAATCGTTCTATGCCAGTGTAACTAAATAGGTGTCAAacaaacttgaaaatataaatttttttttaccggcGGACAGTGGTACCTATTGGACGATTTGAAGAATTTATTCTGAGATTCGAACGGATGAATTAATAACGCAGTTCAACAATTTTTGTTGTTACTCTGACTCGattacgtatacatattatacacaaattgcCCATGTCAGGCAAAAGAAGgttttttttcgagaatattttatttttatataaagccaaatttttaatgtcacaatattatgatatcgtaaGTACCCAcctaagttatataaaaaaatatattatttttagttttatatttaaaatgatataactTTGCGAGTATCTATCATGTGTCGtgcagacaaaaaaaataacaatgataaaacGAATCAATTTCGGTGAATAGTTGAAACCGCGCAGGTACAACGGTTCTCTCTGTGGGATATTAATGATGTGAACATTGTTGTGCCAAAATAGAGTTTCTATTTCCATTATTACCCAAGTATATCCTATTGTACGAAGTTTTACAGAAGTTCTATTCCCGCGTATAAAACTTTGTCTAGAACTGTTTCCGGTTTCCATTGATTATTATTCAACCCCTCCGCCAAATGTCACGGAAGTTGTCTAAAATTGTCGTCTAAATGTTTCAGCCGACACCATAAAGGTGTCATaagttattatgtttttcaCCAAGGGATTaggcgttattattatttgaacactATGCTGAAAGCATTATCTCGGTTTGTGAccgcaaaataaaaaaataggaaGAATCGGTCAATATGGTAAAGGCTGCGCTCCGATTGGCTGTCGTCTTTTAGTATCAACAACTTATTGCCGTCATCGTCCaccttaaaaatgaaaacatgacataattaaataaatcatcatTGAAGATAATAACATCATGTACtcacagtgttttttttatatttaatgcaatacctaggatagtataatatttcaaattatattaaaactgtgGGTGCCTACCTATAAACGctgtagttattataatattttaatactttccaTCAGTACGGCTATACcactcaataacaataaaaatcattatgtcatggtttgtatttttttttatcattgttaatttattattaagtttcaACCGTTAACCTCTTACTTCAAAAGCCACACGTTACGCCATCGTATACGTTTTGAAATCCTCGTAAAACCACCAACCCAGTTTTAAGCAAGAAATATCTCCTGAAAATGTTTCTGTTCAGAAAAAGCTTAAAGTTTCTTCCATTATAAATGTAACTTTATAAGTGAGCCTGAAGCACACTTTTGTGCTATTAATAATTTGGCGAATGTTACGTTTAAATGAAATTGAGCATAACAAAAAGACCGAAGCTCCACAGCAAAACGATGATACGGCCGAAGTTGTTTCTCATTGATTAGTATTTcgataacttataagttataaccttatAGCTGCCTGTAGGTACCgcaggaaataaaatatatctgtcAGCAACCGTCAAATTTGAAGTACGTTTTCATATTGCTCCTGTTGTAGCTGTATGAACAAAGCGAATTGATAATAATTGCGGACAGTATAATTTCAAGTGTACCGTTAACTATAGGTAGAGATctaactgtttttattattgagtATTATTAATACTGTATTCAGctcgtttatttattattaaaagtacaatCAGATATCCCAACGATCAACAATCATTATATTAgcattcaaaaaaatgtatatatttaaaataattaacaccaAGGGAAGACAgtcagataaaaataaaatactttataagtaccatatttatagtaataaaagcgcctaatattattaaatttttaatatgggctggatttaattaaaaacaataataaagtatacctaccaACTGTGTGTTTAATCATCATAAAATGGgtaaattttttacttattcCTAGATGATTAACTGCCGTCGTgactattgttttaaattcagGGATCTTTTCTGAAAAGCCAGTTAAAACCGCGGTTTCTTCACATTCAAACACCGTAACCGGAACAACATAATCACATAACAAAAgatttattatactgtaatatagaatgatgttattgtaaaaaaaaccatGTTAATCTCAACCATATGTTGTATGCAAAAATAGGTACAACATATTTAAGTGACTAACACGAAATTAGTTTTGctaaattgtatatacctacactaattatacaaattgaacatattttagGGCTTTAGGCTCAGCCCTTAATAGGTAATAGATAGTAAAAATCAGGTATActagtattataggtaattacaggaaaataaaattaaaatcttcaaaaaCCGTTCctgataaatttgaataacattttttgaaatcgagaccaaaaataaaaaaattgaataactgATCTTAAAACCTAAACCAAAACCAGAAAATGTAGAAAACCGTTCTCAAAAACCGGAATCGTAaccgttaaaatttgaaacggTTTCGATTTTactaattgttttcaaatactATTGGCCAACGATCCTAATaatcagtgttcggattagataagtagttttttatctagataaagataaagataatgcaactctaatgtatctatatagagataaaagataacttcactcatatttatctagataaagataaagataaatacttttttatctagataaaaaaaaaatacaattttttttaaatgggttttaaagttaggtatattttagttggcactaggaacatagtaataataatgatgatatatctgtatataaatttaaatgcgtttgtacaatttcgcgatttttatcaataaaaaatttatctagatgaattcatttagatgtgtaaaaacattatctaagatggacgtttagataccttgtaaccacttatctagataagataaaagatgaacaaataattatctagatattcatctagaaaaatgtatctagataagtccgaacactgctaATAATCAATCACACTATACTCACTACCACTATgactgattatattttatattataatattatgatatcaaaatataaatggatTCGAAATATTGCATATACCCTGCAACGATAAGGTTTTGATAttgatataagaaaataaaattaatacatttatattatatattattatcgtataatatatatattttactatgtgCATTCCAAAATAATATCACTGTTTGCAGTAAATACAAATTTctcatataatatacgcgttttCGAGCTTTGTCGAATCGCCAGAATGTTCTTTGATGTTACCAACTTTTAAGTGGTTTGGCAacaatttaaacttttgaaGTAACTGCACGGAAATGTATtggtcgtatattatacatttgttggGCGTAGGCGTTTGACTTACCGCATTTTAATGAGCAGTGGGATATGCGAACAATATACGCCACCGACCGAAGCGACGTTACAAATGCCGTAAACGACAATATCTATACAATTATCGATACTTATTCTATGCATATTACAGTGAGCGCGTTGAAAACTTTTGTAACGATATATAGAGTGAAGATATGCCACATTGTAAacgtcataatttattattattattattattgtcgatcGTGGAAAATGAACCACTCTCGAATAACTCGGATAAttgcttttaaattttgtttgtgaACCATGTGAGTTATGTCGATGTGTGATGTAAATGATGTGATCTCAACGTATACTTAAGAAACCAACTGAATCATATCAAAAATAACGAAGAAGAAGTGTTTGGAGAACTCGATTGATCGCATTGATATTATCGCTATCCTTTTCATACTTTAGCATCATTAAAAAGTAtcaactcttttttttttgtattttagaatttacatactatacctactatacctatgaCTTTCTAACATTTTGTAGAACTGTGAAATCCACACCACCTAtatgttatgaataattattgttttaatcgattaaatgtttataaagtgGCATGTAACATATAGGCAGGGAATAAATGATGCTCAGGCAACACCTTAAATATGGGTGAGCGGGTGGGTATTGATAGAACGATAATAGAACATTTAATCAgtagttaaaacaatattgtgatGGGTAGGTCACCTACCTGCAATTATTTGAGCaacattcatttattttttgatacaaACCACTACGTATTTATAGGCGATGTGATAAACTTCTTATTTTACGGTTTTCTTGCTCGGTGTAGGAAATTAAATTGAAgttaactgataataatatcactcgttttctatagtatttttaatagaacTGTCTTCGTGcagatatttatagtttattatttgataacgtAAATAGTTCCTGATTTGATTTTAGTTCACGCCAGTGCAAAAccaatacctaggtatatgacATGGAGTAAAGTCGCTAGCCCATCGCACACTGCAGTGCGGCACGCCGCCTGGTCTGTAACCGTATTTGCACGCAGCGTAGTACTCAACAGTCTAAGACGCAAATCgttattgaataaatatgtcACCAGTTAGTAATCTCCTCGTGGGACCGTGTTCGTTGGGCGTACAAATACGAATATTTCATTTACCCGTTTTGTGAACTCGTACGCGCGCTAATGacctaaaattaataacttgattttatatttaaatatcaagcTCGAGGGTATGTTCGTCTGCGGCTTCACGTTGCGTGCGGCTTCACGTTCTGACGGTGGCTGGTCGGGGTCTGATTTTCCACGTGCGACCCGCGTTATGGGAGTAGGAAAATACTGGGTGGAAGACGGACAAATGTTTTCCGAGCAATGTCAATAGGacctaacaataataacatcgtAACCAGCGCGACACCTCACCGGTATATGGTTGTGGTGAGCGTCTGCATGTCGATAACCGCAgagacaaaaattataaatgaaacgaCTACTTCTGAAGTGATGCTTCGGTGCGATATAtctaaaattacatttcaatatCGATACGCAGCTCGAGGTATGTTCGTCTGCGAGCAGCTTCACGTTGCACGTGTATGTCGTTTCGACGGCGGTTGGTCGGGCTGTGATTTTCCACGTGCGACCCGCGTTACGGGAGGAGGAAAATACTGGGTGGAAGACGGACGGATGCTTTCCGAGCAATGTCAATTTATAGGacccaacaataataatatcgtaacgcCCACGACATCTCACCGGGTCATGGTTTTTGTGAGGGTTTGCCTGTCTATACCCGcagaggaaaaaaatataaatgaaactaCTACTTCTGAAGTGATGCTTCGGTGGGATATATCTAAAATCACATTTCAATATCGATACGCAGCTCGAGGTATGTTCGTCTGCGAGCGGCTTCACGTTGCACGTGTATGTCGTTTCGACGGCTGTTGGTCGGGCTGTGATTTTCCACGTGTGACCCGCGTTATGGGAGGAGGAAAATACTGGGTGGAAGACAGACGGATGCTTTCCGAGCAATGTCAATTTATAGgacctaacaataataatatcgtaaccAGCACGAAATCTCACCAGTATATGGTTTTGGTGAGGGTTTGTCTGTCTATACCCGCAgaggaaaaaattataaatgaaactacTACTTCTGAAGTGATGCTTCGGTGGGATATATCTAAAATCACATTTCAACATCGACACGACGTATGTGCGTCGCGAGCGGCTGCCACGTTGCGCGTGTACGTCGTTTCGGCGGCGATTGGTCGGGCTGTGATTTTCCGCGTGCGACCAACCACGACGCGGGAGGAGGACAAGACCCGGCCGAAGACAGACGGACGGATGTTTTCCGAGCAATTAACCGTCGTCGACGGTGGTGGCGGGAACGTCGACGAAAGTTTCCGAGTGAGCAGCGGCCGTGATTGTTCGTGTGTGTGCGTGGCACGGTTTGCGTGTGTCAGAAAGTAACGTCCGCGTGTATTCGCGTATACATCACAGGCGCACACCACGTGCGTGCTGTGTTTCTCCACTCGAAAAACTTTCGCCGCGCCAAAAGTTTTTTCCcccattttccattttaaaacACGTCTCGCTCCCTCTAAATTAACGCACGTCCCCGGTCCGAAATCTCACACGATTGCCGCCGAACAATAACaacacaaacaatatattaatcgcatattatattatccgtaCGACCTGCACCGTGATACGTACCGTATATACCCGCCGACGACGTACACTTTattacacgatataatatattattatcgtaaattcataaaaatatagtcaaCGCGGTGCACGCGCCTTATTGTCTTCTGTGGCCGCTTCGTCGGTTCCCGTAACGCGTTTTGGGCGATCGCCAGTTTTCAGTTTTCCGGTCGTCTTGAAAATCGTCCGCAATCGGTGGACCACCTTCCaccacagtataataatattactactgttTAATGACGGCACCTCGGTATAGTGGTTGGGGTCGGCCATTGGATTTAcagcaaaataatatcattgtaagcACTtgcaaatattatgattattttcaatagacaacgaaaatctaaaaatatttagaccaATTTTAAGCAATACATAAGcaattgtacataaatatatgtaataataattatattattcacatcaTTATAAGGTACGTTGgtatattgatttataagttaatatatatGGTCCGAGTTTCAATGCAAAATCCATAGTTTTTTTGGCAGCTTTAGAACAATGCATTCTCAACACATAATTGAACTTGTGTAACCAATACTCAAAAGTCAAAttcgtatattaaaaaaaaaatagtaattttatctATACTGAAGtcttaatgtaatataaatttactagaaaaaaaatacttagaaatGACCAACCATTATATCGTTGGGAATCGtgtttcgtatgcaatgattcattatttaattcaaattaaatacatcCATTACAGCAGTGACCTCAAAATTgcgaggtacactcgacacctgCTATACACCAGAGCGACTACctcggtttttatttttgatttggtTCACtagacaaaataattaattatcgcGTCAAGTGTAGCGCAGGCCTTTGAATGAAACAAAAGAATATATGGAGGCGTATAACATCCGAGGAAAAAAAACCTCTGGCGGTAATTGAGATAATGATTGCACGAATTCgcttacgatttttttttttgttttacactccgttgaataggtaataaaaatgaacgccgtgtataatattgttgattagTGGTCGTGTGTTGCACACATCCGGTAAACCCATCAAGGCAGACTTGTACACAAAGACGCAatacgtatatacaatatattaatatggtacAGTTCGAcaaaacattacaatatatctattaatattatgaggcataatatatttaaggtatattaatattggtagcTAATTGGTAGGAACGTGTTTTATTCATAACTGTACGCCCCGTTTTTAGTGTGCCAGTTGTGATATTCAATCGATTTatcggacatattattattgctcttATACAACCGGTACAGTTTTGGGGTTGGTATTCGTTCGCGTCGGACAGTTTCTCGTTCAAATGAAAATCCATTGTATTTTTCGCGAATTCCATTCTTTACATCCAAGACTTCGGTTATCCTATAGTGTTTCGACATACCACTCGTTCACATACACGCCACGACActgttgtacaataatatatccgATCATAGACGTTGACAAATTGAAGTGTGCCgatgaaaaaattcaaaaactgtGGAGATCAATAATCACCATTAGCACAATGTTCGACGAatacacacataataaaatgtacttacagtacctatttaaactttttttaggatagttcttaaaattatattcgtttCGATCATCATGCCGTAGGCACAGTCGTAGTTTAGTGTTGGTATATCGGTGGTATTgactacatatttttatagaatatttcaACTATTGGGACTAAAATATGATTGCTTGCATTTTTTCTTCTCATTAACAGACTGGTGCCACGGTTTTAGTATATAGAccacagggtgattcaccaatcaAATTTTCCATGTTTTCAAACgaaaactattattgttttattgttaattattaatcagataatttttttcttgaaaatattgatgCATTTCAATCAGAATTCGAacaagtagtttctgagttattaaaatgcataCTATGATTGCAATAATTAAAgtctttaaaatagttttacaaaaaatatggaattgatgtaatattaatgtaatattcgatgtagtatttattataatattgaactctacagtttttctaaattatacaaTGCTAATGGATCATTATTAATTACCGAAATGTCCAAATATTAATAGCCTTCAAACCTTCCAATGCCAATATCACGgacctattataattagtacgcaaagttaaataactcaacgGCTCGGTAGTGGTTCAACTATCGGTTCGGAAAATGCAATGCATctgattaaaaatgtacaagaaAAAAGGGTGGTCctcatatgaaaataatatgttgttatccACCGCACAACAAGGACATTCCTTTGAATGGTATaataaaatcagaatttgaataaattcattatgaaAGGGGGACAAAGGGCGTGAGCATGCCCGGCGAATCGCCCTGTATAGAGTGTACGTTTACTTTCCTTACTGGTATTGTGCGACATTATTACGATTCATACGAAACACAGCATCACCGCATTATgcacttcatattatatattataaatattgtagtaGTGCTGTCAGTGTAGTGTTTTTGAAACTTTGACGGATGACGTCAACCACACTGTGCCGAAGATAAACCAAACGGGTTTTAGTtacgtgttaataataatacgacagtGACGAATGTGGTCCACGATAATAACATTACTGTCAATATTGTCTCATCTCCACGCACAGCCGTCTTCCCGTCCCGCCTAGACCGCACTCTTCCTTCCGCCATTgcgcaatatataataatattattattatattttgaccaCACATATTATGCGGCCCTGACATGTCGTACACGATACATAACAATATAGCTGCTCAtacaaatttcatatttatatttaaaataataataataataataatttcgcgacttagtatttttttgttacgaAAACCATTTTTAGTGTTGCATGAGTTATTACACACTGCATTCCTTGAGAGTGGTTAGCTTATGTTATGGTTAGGTTATGAGTTAATAGTTAACAAACAATGCATtcaactttaaaagtttaatgttaataataccaTGGAGAAAAATACTGGTTTAAGtcacttaaaaataagattaattAGCGACCTGGGTCATACATTGTGATTGTccaacttcaaaatattttaaacaataattaaacatttcgTTGAAAATGCATTCAACTATTCCTTCTCGTTACACACTATATGTAggcttttataaaattaaacgttTCTGTCAACTAAATTAGTAAAGCAaagagtatatatttttatttgcttatttttaatttaaaatcattgtacacatcatgattaaaaaaataaaatgattaattagtGTTAACTACAGTTCAAGATATATACACaccattataacttatatattttttttaaattaactggtaaaaagttaattattataatttattcattaactagttaagttattaaattgaaaaataactttttaacttcaagtaaattaatttaaattgtatgttgatacaaatatgtatatacatactgATAAACAATTCATGGTATTGGAATTTTAtcgtttaaacaaaaaaaatatgtaatggaTTTAAGTATAACtggataagaaaaaaaaatcatgataactacgtaggtacattttaataaattatgtttaaaagttaaagttttaaaataaataattcaaagaaAAATCCCGTTTAAATCTTATTACAGTACGATACcactaatattataagcttgtcttacgagtaaaaatattatttaatttaacttttaacgcTCAAGTATTTCAGTGCGGATACTTAAGTCTAATGAAAATAACCCACGCTGGCCATTGtgatttattacaaaattaatatttttttacatctttAAACTGCTTAAAAAGTGGTTTTTGATATTCCAGTGTTGgtacacacaatataatgtgATGTTAAGTATCATGTATGGgacgtgtataatatgtgtaaattcACCAAATTGctcagttaaaataataaactgtttcaagtaggtatacctcatataattattatgtgctataattattaagatcattagattttaatgaattttgctACCTATACCGGGATTCGGGAATACAGATAATGTAGAgaggcggcggtggcggtggcggaaAGGTACATCACATAATATGTTTCACCTCATATTATATCAGAATGCGAGAGGAcgcaattaaatttttaaaaatttaaattacaaccaGACAAAgagttttacatttaaattgttttttcaatcactaaatttcattaaaaaaatatctgaacGTATTTTTTGCTTGACATTCATTCATTCGATTTTCAAAAGCTATACCCCCCTCCCaaattatcttaataataatttgaaaaatgtatagaggACCTacctattagtatttttaattatt
This genomic window from Metopolophium dirhodum isolate CAU chromosome 1, ASM1992520v1, whole genome shotgun sequence contains:
- the LOC132937214 gene encoding uncharacterized protein LOC132937214 gives rise to the protein MEYKIEIFGTKLLIDNFIMIKNKNRNNKYYWECEKRKHTKRHNSNNEYCNARAVTILVDGNHIVKDNSFLNHNHGPDPCRLLVKKNIKYIVSKALSSRDKPSQIIQEATSRIPVNSQPYMPSVEATRKIISRCRKHQNPPEPTSLSQIDIPLNLCKSFNGQTFLLKESTIESHKIYIFSTKDEISKLVNANYWVMDGTFKTVPSIFLQMYTIHAPVGGNNSRILPLVYVLMTSKQQCCYERLFEDLISICDDFGFDVSPKCIITDFEKAAINAANKVFPECQQKGCFFHLGQNIWRKIQSSGLATKYGENEEFSLQLRCMWSLAFLHPSDIPNAFDQLKDSLPYDIQNYFEENYVHGKVRRKFRNGIVSRYEPLFPPSFWSIHFNHENNIPRTQNKVEAWHKRWKVLVGADHVGVYRIIEEMRKEQQHVVGQIQIILSGQARPKQSSKYVKRQNQIQTILNDKENRTTLETIRGIAYNLHY